The genomic stretch CCCGAGCGGGTAAGTCGCAGGCACGCCATCGCGAGGGAGGCTCGTGACCACCACCCCGACCGAGTCCCTGACCGATACCGAACTCATCGCCGCCGCGCGTGGCCCCGTCGCCCCGCGACGGCGGCTCCGGCTCAGGACCGAGACCGACGAGACCGACCTGACCAGCGCGGCCTACGGCCAGCTCTGGGAACGGCACGCCGATGCCGCCCGCAACCTCGCGCGCCAGCTCACCCGCAGCGACGCCGACACCGACGACCTGGTGGCCGAGGCGTTCGCCCGCGTGCTCGACGTACTCCGGTCCGGAGGAGGTCCGGAGACGGCGTTCCGGCCCTACCTGCTGACCACCGTCCGCAACACCTTCTACGACAAGACGCGCCGCGACCGCCGTCTGACCCTCAGCGACGACATGGACGAGCACGACCCCGGCGTACCGTTCGACGACACCGCGCTCTCCGGGCTCGAGTCGACGCTGGCCGCCCGGGCCTTCGCGCGACTGCCCGAACGCTGGCAGACCGTCCTGTGGCACACCGAGGTCGAGGGCGCCGAACCGGCCGACGTCGCGCCGCTGCTCGGGCTGAGCCCGAACGCCGTGTCCGCCCTGGCCTACCGGGCCCGCGAGGGTCTGCGCCAGGCCTATCTGCAGGTACACCTGTCGACGGCCACCGACCGCTCCTGCCAGATCACGGTGGAAAACCTCGGCGCGTGGACCCGCAACGGGCTGGCGCGGCGCGACGCCGTGCGGGTCGAGCGGCACCTGTCCGGCTGTGCCGACTGCCGTGCGCTGGCCGACGAACTGCTCGACATCAACAGCGGTCTGCGCGGGATCATCGCCCCCCTGGTGCTCGGCGCTCCGCTCGTCGCGGGCTACCTCAAGGCCAGCAAGGCATCGGCCGGATCCGGCGCCGGCGCGGCGGGCAGCTCGGCGGCCGGCACCGGTGGATCGGCGGCATCCAGCGCCGAAGCCGGCACGTCGTCGGCCGCCGGTACGTCATCGACCTCGGTCGGCGCCGCGGGCTCAGCCGGTGCCGTCGGTTCGGTGATCGCGGGCGCAGGTGCCGTAAAGGGTGCGCTCTGGGGCCTGGCGCGCCTGCCCGCCATCGGGGCGGCCCAAGTCGCCGCCGGCGCGACGAGCGCCGCGGTCGTCGGGACCGTCGTCGCCGGGCTCGTCGTGGGTGGCGGCGGAAGCGGGTCGGCGACCGCCGCCGTACCAGGACTTCCATCCAGCCGTAGTGTCCCGGCGCAGTCGGGTCCGGGGTCGGCTTCCGGACAGGCGCAGCGTCAGACTGCACCGGCCTCCGGCGTGCAGCCGGCGGGCCTGCAGGTGGGCGGCACCTCGGCGAAGAACGGTCTCCGGATCGCGGGACTCCCCCTCGCCGCCGGGCCGG from Mycobacteriales bacterium encodes the following:
- a CDS encoding sigma-70 family RNA polymerase sigma factor — translated: MTTTPTESLTDTELIAAARGPVAPRRRLRLRTETDETDLTSAAYGQLWERHADAARNLARQLTRSDADTDDLVAEAFARVLDVLRSGGGPETAFRPYLLTTVRNTFYDKTRRDRRLTLSDDMDEHDPGVPFDDTALSGLESTLAARAFARLPERWQTVLWHTEVEGAEPADVAPLLGLSPNAVSALAYRAREGLRQAYLQVHLSTATDRSCQITVENLGAWTRNGLARRDAVRVERHLSGCADCRALADELLDINSGLRGIIAPLVLGAPLVAGYLKASKASAGSGAGAAGSSAAGTGGSAASSAEAGTSSAAGTSSTSVGAAGSAGAVGSVIAGAGAVKGALWGLARLPAIGAAQVAAGATSAAVVGTVVAGLVVGGGGSGSATAAVPGLPSSRSVPAQSGPGSASGQAQRQTAPASGVQPAGLQVGGTSAKNGLRIAGLPLAAGPVGVSLPNVSLSGPVGVSLQNASGRGSTSLKITPAVNLTAPTVAVSSLVRGTVSGLAVTLHNAGRTTATGVSLDVSLPTGVLSRVTGACNGGGAAAHCALPALLPGVSVSVPLPLSQVNLNGGLVNISVRDSSGHSAQSAVALPLVNASLPNLPISLPTISTSLPSL